A portion of the Chryseobacterium tructae genome contains these proteins:
- the gndA gene encoding NADP-dependent phosphogluconate dehydrogenase codes for MEKYNYGIIGLGVMGRNLLYNIADNGFSTAGFDLDEEKVRELHNGATPGTSVKGTASLEEFVSVLESPRKIILMVPAGKPVDAVLESITSLLSPKDIVIDAGNSYFKDTERRIADLASKSLHFMGMGVSGGEQGARRGPSIMPGGDLEAFNLLKPMLELISAKVNGEACTAYMGKGAAGNYVKMVHNGIEYAIMQLISEAYDLLRKGAQLTNDQLYEVFKTWNEGEMNSFLIEITRDIFQQKDDLTDGFLVDQILDKAGAKGTGKWTSEQAMEIGVSIPTIDIAVTSRILSAYKEERIKASQLYPKGEITTPENTEAFIKEVGDALYLATLISYAQGLALLVKASEEYQFEIPLKDVVKIWRGGCIIRSVLLEKFYSAYSKDQNLSNILLDQGISEIVKDKISSLRKIASFAASNGIPNLGTQAALGYFEAYTTESLPINLLQAQRDYFGAHTYQRIDREGVFHTSWQNVNK; via the coding sequence ATGGAAAAGTACAATTACGGGATCATTGGTCTCGGAGTAATGGGAAGAAATCTGCTTTATAACATTGCCGATAACGGTTTTTCTACAGCGGGATTCGATTTGGACGAGGAAAAAGTAAGAGAACTTCATAATGGAGCAACTCCGGGAACTTCAGTTAAAGGAACAGCTTCTCTTGAGGAATTTGTATCAGTTTTGGAGAGTCCGAGAAAAATTATTCTAATGGTTCCTGCAGGAAAACCTGTAGATGCTGTTCTGGAAAGCATTACATCGCTTCTCAGCCCAAAAGATATCGTAATAGATGCGGGGAATTCTTATTTCAAAGATACTGAAAGACGCATTGCTGATTTAGCTTCTAAAAGCCTGCATTTTATGGGAATGGGTGTTTCAGGAGGTGAGCAAGGCGCAAGAAGAGGGCCAAGTATTATGCCTGGTGGAGATTTGGAAGCCTTCAATCTGTTAAAACCTATGCTGGAATTAATTTCAGCTAAAGTTAACGGTGAAGCTTGCACCGCTTACATGGGCAAAGGTGCTGCAGGAAACTATGTGAAGATGGTTCACAATGGTATTGAGTATGCCATCATGCAGTTGATCAGTGAAGCTTACGATTTGTTGAGAAAAGGAGCTCAGCTAACCAATGATCAGCTTTATGAGGTTTTCAAAACATGGAATGAAGGTGAAATGAATTCTTTCCTTATTGAAATCACAAGAGATATTTTCCAGCAAAAAGATGATTTAACAGATGGTTTTCTTGTTGATCAGATTCTGGATAAAGCCGGAGCAAAAGGAACGGGAAAATGGACTTCTGAGCAGGCAATGGAAATTGGTGTTTCTATTCCGACGATTGATATCGCAGTAACCTCAAGAATTTTATCAGCATATAAAGAAGAGAGAATAAAAGCTTCTCAATTATATCCTAAAGGAGAAATAACAACACCAGAAAATACAGAAGCGTTCATCAAAGAAGTGGGCGATGCATTGTATTTAGCCACTTTAATCAGCTATGCTCAAGGGCTAGCATTACTGGTAAAAGCTTCTGAAGAATATCAGTTTGAAATTCCTTTAAAAGATGTTGTTAAAATATGGAGAGGCGGATGTATTATCCGTTCGGTTTTATTAGAAAAATTCTATTCAGCCTATTCTAAAGATCAAAATCTATCTAATATTCTATTGGATCAAGGGATTTCGGAAATTGTAAAAGATAAAATTTCTTCGTTAAGAAAAATAGCTTCTTTTGCGGCTTCAAACGGTATTCCGAACTTAGGAACACAAGCAGCTTTAGGCTATTTTGAAGCGTATACAACGGAATCTTTACCGATCAATCTGCTTCAGGCTCAGCGTGATTACTTTGGAGCACATACTTACCAAAGAATTGACAGAGAAGGAGTTTTTCACACTTCATGGCAAAACGTAAATAAATAA
- a CDS encoding REP-associated tyrosine transposase, which yields MSRNYKFHNPEGLYFISFAVVGWLDVFIRNEYKEILLESLRFCQQSKGMEIHAWCIMSSHVHLVFRSVNGQKPEALIGDLKRFTSKAIVAAIKENPKESRKEFLLDFFLKEGAKTSNVSQYQFWRHDNNPIELWSNRVIHQKINYVHQNPVEGGLVFRAEDYRYSSAIDYSDEKGLLDDIVVFRMFDL from the coding sequence ATGAGTCGTAATTACAAATTTCACAATCCTGAAGGATTATATTTCATAAGTTTTGCTGTCGTAGGTTGGTTGGATGTTTTTATTAGAAATGAATACAAAGAAATTCTATTAGAAAGTTTAAGGTTTTGCCAACAGAGTAAAGGAATGGAAATACATGCATGGTGTATCATGTCAAGCCATGTACATTTAGTTTTCAGAAGTGTAAATGGACAAAAACCTGAAGCTCTGATTGGTGATTTGAAACGATTTACAAGCAAGGCAATTGTGGCAGCAATCAAAGAAAATCCTAAAGAAAGCAGAAAAGAATTCTTATTAGATTTCTTCCTTAAAGAAGGTGCAAAAACTTCGAATGTAAGTCAATATCAATTTTGGAGACATGATAATAACCCTATTGAGTTGTGGAGCAACAGAGTGATTCATCAGAAGATTAATTATGTACATCAAAACCCTGTGGAAGGGGGGTTAGTTTTTCGTGCGGAAGATTATAGATACAGTAGTGCTATAGATTATTCTGATGAAAAGGGTCTTTTAGATGATATTGTTGTTTTCAGAATGTTTGATTTGTAA
- a CDS encoding AAA family ATPase, translated as MRIAIFGAHNVGKTTLAEELLEYLPDYTFEAEPYYQMELSGYEFSETPDPEDFVEQFNYSSKLISQCEDHVIFDRCAIDILAYLHVLDPHRNIQFFFERMQAIIAEIDLFIFVSIEEPDVIPLHHIELPKLRSQVNDLLYDWISDFGIKVIKVNGTLSNRRDQVLDGILSTTDI; from the coding sequence ATGAGAATTGCAATATTCGGTGCCCACAACGTTGGCAAAACCACTTTGGCGGAAGAACTTCTGGAATATCTTCCGGATTATACCTTTGAGGCAGAACCTTATTATCAAATGGAATTATCTGGTTATGAATTTTCAGAAACTCCTGATCCTGAAGACTTCGTTGAACAATTCAATTATTCATCAAAACTGATTTCGCAATGTGAAGACCATGTGATATTTGACAGATGCGCCATTGACATCTTAGCTTATCTGCATGTTCTTGATCCCCACAGAAATATTCAATTTTTCTTTGAAAGAATGCAGGCAATCATTGCTGAAATTGACCTTTTTATATTTGTTTCTATTGAAGAACCGGATGTGATCCCTTTACACCACATAGAGCTTCCAAAACTCAGAAGTCAGGTCAATGATTTACTCTATGATTGGATCAGTGATTTTGGAATAAAAGTAATTAAGGTCAATGGTACATTATCTAATCGCAGAGATCAGGTACTTGATGGAATTTTATCCACTACTGACATATAG
- a CDS encoding alpha/beta hydrolase, protein MHEEQYIPINGIEQWVTISGNPSKPIILFIHGGPGSPITPYIDVLYKDLERDFIIVQWDQRGSGRTYGHNNPPEELSPEYLQTHPLTLQQMTDDGVALSEYLLKHLGKKKIILSGTSWGSALGVKIVSQAPQLFYAYVGHSQIVNPNFSTERYSKLYKMAEDSNDNDALKILNTIGHPPYSSAKNIGQLYRVIKKYEKANSTPAPKNWFALDPAYDNDKDNRDRENGDDYSFVNFVGDKKLGVQAMAESIDMMKDNLHFKIPVYLIQGDEDILTPKEMSTKYFNAIKAPKKEYFLLPKAAHGFNQTVVDTQYKIFRSINTN, encoded by the coding sequence ATTCATGAAGAACAATATATTCCTATCAATGGAATCGAACAATGGGTTACCATCAGCGGAAATCCATCCAAACCTATTATTTTATTCATTCATGGCGGTCCGGGAAGTCCTATTACGCCTTATATTGATGTTTTATACAAAGACCTGGAAAGAGATTTTATTATTGTTCAATGGGATCAGCGCGGATCAGGAAGAACGTATGGCCATAATAATCCACCTGAAGAACTCTCTCCGGAATATTTACAAACTCACCCGCTTACCTTACAGCAAATGACTGATGACGGCGTTGCCCTTTCTGAATATCTTTTGAAACATCTTGGAAAGAAAAAAATAATTCTTTCTGGTACCTCCTGGGGATCCGCCCTTGGAGTAAAGATCGTATCCCAGGCTCCACAACTATTTTATGCTTATGTAGGACATTCCCAAATCGTCAATCCGAACTTCAGCACAGAACGATATTCAAAACTTTACAAAATGGCTGAAGACAGCAATGACAATGATGCTCTGAAGATATTGAATACCATAGGACACCCTCCTTATTCCAGTGCAAAAAATATAGGCCAGCTTTACAGAGTCATTAAAAAGTATGAAAAAGCCAATTCTACGCCTGCTCCAAAAAATTGGTTTGCACTAGATCCTGCCTATGATAATGACAAGGATAATAGAGATAGAGAAAATGGAGATGATTACTCATTTGTTAATTTTGTTGGTGACAAGAAACTTGGAGTACAAGCCATGGCAGAATCCATTGATATGATGAAAGATAACTTACATTTTAAAATTCCTGTTTATCTTATTCAGGGTGATGAGGATATCCTGACTCCCAAAGAAATGTCTACAAAATATTTCAATGCGATAAAAGCTCCTAAAAAGGAATACTTTTTATTACCCAAGGCAGCTCATGGCTTTAATCAGACAGTGGTAGATACTCAATATAAAATATTCAGAAGTATAAATACAAATTAA
- the zwf gene encoding glucose-6-phosphate dehydrogenase produces the protein MSDNTILHPTTIVIFGATGDLAKRKLFPAFYNLYIDGRMPKGFNILALGRAENTDEKFRAYIKENLESFSRKTVTKEDWAGFQAHISYFQHQLDEEDSYQNLYQKLENFDKVYGIRGNRLFYLSIAPNFVSVISNHIKNTSIASDPAKDRIIIEKPFGHNKESAIELNNLLSQTFQEEQIYRIDHYLGKETVQNILAFRFGNSIFEPLWNHRHIESVQITVAEEVGVETRASFYEQTGALRDMIQNHLLQILCMVAMEPPVSLESGEIRDRKVDVLKSIRRISPDKVDHYAVRGQYGRGKVNGIKVNGYRQEEGIAPDSNTETFAAIKFYLDNERWENVPFYVRTGKKMKEKHSYITIQFKPLPHSTFSESSSLLSANRLIINIQPQMDIRLQFMSKKPGLSLELKPVEMIFDNFACQTDTPEAYETLLLEALVGDLTLFMRSDQVEEAWDVVKTIQETWETTKDSSFPNYDAGSWGPDDSNALVERQGHQWV, from the coding sequence ATGAGCGACAATACAATCTTGCATCCAACCACAATTGTTATTTTTGGTGCAACGGGAGATTTGGCAAAAAGAAAGCTTTTTCCTGCATTTTATAATTTATATATTGATGGCAGAATGCCAAAAGGCTTTAATATTTTAGCGTTGGGAAGAGCCGAAAATACGGATGAAAAATTCAGAGCTTATATTAAAGAAAACCTGGAGAGCTTTTCAAGAAAAACAGTAACCAAGGAAGATTGGGCTGGTTTTCAGGCTCACATCAGCTACTTTCAACATCAGCTGGATGAAGAAGATTCCTATCAAAATCTGTATCAGAAATTAGAGAATTTCGACAAAGTTTATGGAATAAGAGGAAACAGGTTATTTTACCTTTCCATTGCTCCGAACTTTGTATCCGTCATTTCAAATCATATTAAGAACACTTCCATCGCTTCTGATCCTGCAAAAGATCGAATTATTATAGAAAAACCTTTTGGTCACAATAAAGAATCAGCTATAGAACTGAATAATCTTCTTTCACAGACTTTTCAGGAAGAACAGATTTACCGTATCGACCATTATTTAGGAAAAGAAACCGTTCAGAATATTTTAGCCTTCAGATTCGGAAATTCAATTTTTGAACCTTTATGGAATCACAGACATATAGAATCGGTTCAGATTACTGTTGCAGAAGAAGTAGGAGTAGAAACGAGAGCCAGCTTTTATGAGCAAACGGGAGCTTTACGCGATATGATTCAGAATCACCTTTTACAAATTCTTTGTATGGTGGCTATGGAACCGCCTGTTTCATTGGAGTCCGGTGAAATCAGAGATCGTAAAGTGGATGTTTTAAAATCAATTCGTAGAATTTCACCGGATAAAGTAGATCATTATGCCGTTCGGGGCCAGTACGGAAGAGGAAAAGTAAACGGAATTAAAGTAAACGGTTATCGTCAGGAAGAAGGAATTGCACCTGATTCCAACACTGAAACATTTGCTGCCATTAAATTTTATCTCGATAACGAAAGATGGGAAAACGTTCCTTTCTATGTTCGTACCGGAAAGAAAATGAAAGAAAAGCACTCTTATATTACCATTCAGTTTAAACCACTTCCCCATTCTACATTTTCAGAAAGCTCATCCCTTTTATCAGCTAACCGACTGATTATTAATATTCAGCCACAAATGGATATACGATTACAGTTTATGTCGAAAAAGCCGGGGCTTTCATTGGAATTGAAACCCGTAGAAATGATTTTTGATAATTTTGCCTGTCAGACTGATACTCCTGAAGCCTATGAAACACTTTTGTTAGAAGCACTTGTAGGTGATCTTACATTGTTTATGCGTTCTGATCAGGTAGAAGAAGCCTGGGATGTTGTAAAAACAATTCAGGAAACCTGGGAAACAACCAAGGATTCTTCTTTCCCAAATTACGATGCAGGAAGCTGGGGTCCTGATGACAGCAACGCCTTGGTTGAAAGACAAGGGCATCAGTGGGTTTAA
- a CDS encoding TonB-dependent receptor plug domain-containing protein yields the protein MKNIFGVLLLSMVQPVLAQTKLEKAITNLENNYDQEKVYLLTDKTQYAAGDKIWFKSFVFDGYNRSPLSTTLFVELYSADKKLIDWKTVLLTNGEGSGDFQLKEDLPEQVYFVRAYTPYMTNFNEDFQMVKTIPVYNPNSPESLVISKSTDWSAKAFPEGGTFINGIPTKFAVRLSSDATLPENWTGKVIDTQSPKVPITTFKSFDKNVAAFTITPGLGKKYQVVIQDNAGKTKTADLPQVADSGLHLEVNSSKEGVKYTLKAVNLKQQLQNYKVVGTINNHLAYKANIKQINNEVSSLIPTKISNGANGVLQLTIFDDQDNLVAQRLCFIKPNNLKIEKAEIIGQSIKQTPRSFNSIDLSPESYFKNYTVLVNEDDGSNKPEEENMLSALWLTGDFTTKVDSPAQYFSKSANTEALDALLISENWKRFDWNSVLSGSVPTIKNNSQKFLSYKVKPIKNNALMINSTVTLMLKLGKEAPSINPFKTDQNGYVYLNNLSFDDPLEVSVFANSDSNKEANADNLFVTAEPLVNPIEFTGHFPSTKYKLVKNSGNKTLPPNISRAINAQKNTKKIENAEVEIEQVKLVGKKKDPKEELDKQLSSGMFSSVNSTIFDFVNENQSVAGYTNILDWLQGKAAGLTFQKNNSGANVPYIRGQQAKLYLDEVPTDASMIATLPVNNIAMVKILKGAGLIGDAVAIYTMKGNMQSKAKEKETKQTNNSSIIKGYDKPSEFLVEMIDENAKVENDTRETLYWNPNLFDSDYVPPRIKFFNNDSAKQYKVLIISFDEDDNILYDQQIFK from the coding sequence ATGAAAAATATATTCGGTGTATTGCTACTTTCCATGGTACAGCCTGTACTGGCACAAACGAAATTAGAAAAAGCAATTACCAATCTTGAAAATAATTACGATCAGGAAAAAGTATACTTACTGACCGACAAAACCCAATATGCCGCTGGAGACAAAATCTGGTTTAAAAGCTTTGTATTTGATGGCTACAACCGTTCTCCTCTATCTACAACTCTATTTGTTGAACTGTACAGTGCTGATAAAAAATTAATAGACTGGAAAACCGTACTTCTCACCAATGGCGAAGGCAGTGGGGATTTTCAACTCAAAGAGGATCTTCCTGAACAAGTCTATTTTGTAAGAGCCTATACTCCTTACATGACCAATTTTAACGAGGATTTCCAGATGGTAAAGACCATTCCGGTTTACAATCCCAATTCTCCAGAATCATTAGTGATTTCTAAAAGTACAGATTGGTCTGCAAAAGCTTTTCCTGAAGGAGGAACTTTCATTAATGGTATTCCTACAAAATTTGCAGTAAGATTATCAAGTGATGCTACTTTGCCGGAAAACTGGACAGGAAAAGTAATCGATACCCAAAGCCCGAAGGTTCCTATCACTACATTTAAATCTTTTGATAAAAATGTGGCAGCCTTTACCATAACTCCCGGTTTAGGAAAAAAATATCAGGTTGTTATTCAGGATAACGCTGGAAAAACTAAAACAGCAGATCTTCCACAAGTTGCAGACAGCGGCCTTCATTTAGAAGTTAACAGCTCTAAAGAAGGAGTTAAATATACTTTAAAAGCAGTTAATTTAAAACAACAGCTTCAAAACTATAAAGTAGTAGGAACTATCAACAATCACCTTGCCTACAAAGCCAATATTAAGCAGATAAACAATGAAGTCTCAAGTCTCATTCCTACAAAAATAAGCAATGGTGCGAATGGTGTTTTACAATTAACTATTTTTGATGATCAGGACAACCTGGTAGCCCAAAGACTTTGTTTTATAAAACCTAATAATTTAAAGATTGAGAAAGCAGAAATTATAGGCCAGAGTATAAAACAGACTCCAAGATCTTTCAATAGTATTGATCTTTCCCCAGAGTCTTATTTTAAAAATTATACTGTTTTAGTTAATGAAGACGACGGAAGCAATAAGCCTGAAGAAGAAAATATGCTGAGTGCGCTTTGGTTAACCGGAGATTTTACTACCAAAGTAGACAGCCCGGCACAGTATTTCTCCAAAAGTGCCAATACTGAAGCTTTGGATGCTCTCCTTATTTCTGAAAATTGGAAAAGATTCGACTGGAACTCCGTCCTGAGTGGATCGGTGCCAACCATTAAAAATAATTCTCAAAAATTTCTTTCTTACAAGGTAAAACCTATTAAAAACAATGCTCTGATGATCAACTCTACTGTCACTTTAATGTTGAAATTAGGGAAAGAAGCTCCTTCTATTAATCCATTTAAAACGGATCAAAACGGGTATGTTTACTTAAATAATCTTAGCTTCGATGATCCATTGGAAGTTTCTGTATTTGCTAATTCAGATAGTAATAAAGAGGCAAATGCGGATAATTTATTTGTGACAGCAGAACCACTGGTTAATCCCATAGAATTTACAGGTCATTTCCCAAGCACAAAATATAAATTAGTTAAAAACAGTGGAAACAAAACACTTCCGCCAAACATTTCAAGAGCTATTAACGCTCAAAAAAACACTAAGAAAATAGAAAATGCTGAGGTAGAAATTGAACAGGTAAAATTAGTAGGAAAAAAGAAAGATCCAAAAGAAGAATTAGACAAACAACTCTCCAGCGGAATGTTCAGTTCTGTGAATTCCACCATATTTGACTTTGTCAATGAAAACCAATCTGTTGCCGGATACACCAATATTTTAGACTGGCTGCAGGGAAAAGCTGCCGGATTAACATTCCAAAAAAATAATTCAGGTGCTAATGTTCCCTATATTCGAGGCCAACAAGCTAAGCTATATCTAGATGAAGTACCTACTGATGCTTCAATGATCGCCACCCTTCCTGTAAACAATATTGCCATGGTCAAAATCCTTAAAGGAGCAGGATTAATAGGTGATGCAGTAGCCATTTATACGATGAAAGGGAATATGCAATCTAAAGCCAAGGAAAAAGAAACCAAGCAAACGAACAACTCATCCATTATAAAAGGCTATGATAAACCTTCCGAATTCCTTGTTGAAATGATCGATGAGAATGCGAAGGTTGAAAATGACACCCGCGAAACTCTTTATTGGAACCCTAATTTATTTGACAGCGATTACGTACCGCCAAGAATTAAGTTTTTCAATAACGACAGTGCTAAACAATATAAAGTTTTGATCATCAGTTTTGACGAAGACGACAATATCCTTTATGATCAGCAAATTTTTAAATAG
- a CDS encoding YdeI/OmpD-associated family protein — MATDLEKKSIIIHTRQEWRDWLMQNHRSCQSIWLICNTKKSGLPTVSWSELVDEALCFGWIDSTRKTVDSNSFMQSYSKRKIKSNWSKINKEKVQKLIDEGLMQPAGLESIDIAKQNGSWTSLDNVEELLIPYDLENAFTAYDGSKDYFLGMSKTVKKMMLYWVTFAKRPETRQKRINELVKHAAKKQKPEQFR; from the coding sequence ATGGCAACAGATTTAGAAAAAAAGAGCATTATCATACATACAAGACAAGAATGGCGTGACTGGCTGATGCAGAACCATCGTTCATGCCAAAGTATATGGCTTATCTGCAATACTAAAAAATCTGGCCTTCCTACCGTCAGCTGGAGTGAGCTTGTGGATGAAGCTCTTTGTTTTGGTTGGATTGACAGCACAAGAAAAACCGTCGATTCCAACTCATTTATGCAGTCGTACAGCAAACGTAAGATCAAAAGTAACTGGTCTAAAATCAATAAAGAAAAAGTTCAGAAACTTATAGATGAAGGCTTAATGCAGCCCGCCGGACTTGAAAGTATTGACATTGCAAAGCAAAATGGTTCATGGACAAGCCTGGACAATGTTGAAGAACTTCTCATCCCTTATGATCTGGAAAATGCTTTTACAGCCTACGACGGTTCAAAAGATTATTTTTTAGGCATGAGTAAAACAGTAAAAAAAATGATGCTGTACTGGGTGACTTTTGCTAAACGACCGGAAACCCGTCAAAAGCGTATTAATGAACTGGTAAAACATGCTGCAAAAAAACAAAAACCAGAGCAGTTTCGATAG
- a CDS encoding serine hydrolase domain-containing protein yields the protein MKTSIAFLALLISNYFFSQTIHSEKLNNYFNYIENNNLGVGRLSVFKKGKEVYAKSFGQKHIPELTYDKNTRYQVGSVTKMMTAVLIFKLIEAKKLDLNDKLSAFYPEIPNSDIITIKNLLEHTSGLGSYVVKDGEVWVTEKTNDREIMDLIIKQGKSFEPGEKVAYSNSAYYLLTKILENKHQKLFYQILYSEIVQPLGLKNLASFKPDQKNVFLPYRYENNSWTVLKKEINLLNVIGVGDVSATPYDLNIFINSLFHNKLLKKESLALMLPVPGKENWGRGIAIWDFNDLIFYGHGGDTLGSHAILIYNKEADLSIAYVTNGERIKKEEFIQNVVDLLYNKEIKLPEIKDKP from the coding sequence ATGAAAACCTCAATTGCATTCTTAGCCCTTCTTATATCAAATTACTTTTTTTCGCAAACCATTCATTCTGAAAAATTAAATAATTATTTCAATTACATTGAAAACAACAATTTGGGAGTGGGTCGTTTGTCGGTATTTAAAAAAGGGAAAGAAGTCTATGCTAAAAGTTTCGGTCAAAAACATATTCCTGAATTAACGTATGATAAAAACACCAGATATCAGGTAGGTTCTGTTACCAAGATGATGACCGCTGTTTTAATCTTTAAATTAATTGAAGCTAAAAAATTAGATTTAAATGATAAACTGTCAGCGTTTTATCCGGAAATTCCAAATTCAGATATCATAACCATCAAAAACTTATTAGAGCATACCAGCGGATTGGGAAGTTATGTTGTAAAAGACGGAGAAGTTTGGGTAACAGAAAAGACCAATGATCGGGAAATTATGGATCTCATCATCAAACAAGGGAAAAGCTTTGAGCCTGGTGAGAAAGTAGCCTATTCAAACTCTGCTTATTATCTCCTGACTAAAATTCTTGAAAACAAGCACCAAAAACTATTTTACCAAATACTTTATTCAGAAATTGTACAACCTCTGGGACTAAAAAATCTAGCTTCCTTCAAACCGGATCAAAAAAATGTATTTCTACCTTATCGATATGAAAATAATTCATGGACGGTTCTGAAAAAAGAGATCAACTTACTCAATGTAATTGGTGTGGGCGATGTTTCTGCGACTCCTTATGACCTGAATATTTTCATCAATAGTTTATTCCATAATAAGCTCCTAAAAAAAGAATCTCTGGCATTGATGCTGCCTGTACCGGGAAAAGAAAATTGGGGAAGAGGTATCGCGATCTGGGATTTTAATGACCTTATATTTTATGGTCACGGTGGTGATACATTAGGATCCCATGCCATTCTTATTTACAACAAAGAAGCTGATCTCTCCATCGCTTATGTTACTAATGGAGAACGCATTAAAAAAGAAGAATTCATACAAAATGTCGTTGACCTGCTTTATAATAAAGAAATTAAACTTCCGGAAATAAAAGATAAACCGTAA
- the pgl gene encoding 6-phosphogluconolactonase, producing the protein MDITIFDTLDTLYKKAADTFVELSKKSIQKNGKFVVAVSGGSSPKAIFSLLATSEYSDKIDWNKVYVFWVDERWVALEDEKSNFKMTLETLLNKVPVNKDQIFPMYKDGIDPEEYAKEYETQIRNVLGEEGVFDFILLGMGDDGHTASLFPGEAILDEKEKWVAAYYLKPQEMFRITLTEPIINKADHILIVTFGSSKKHALNEVLNGEYNPKLYPLQLIEKKDSVQIFTDKEAGA; encoded by the coding sequence ATGGATATTACAATATTTGATACACTCGATACTTTATATAAAAAAGCAGCAGATACGTTCGTTGAGCTTTCCAAAAAATCTATTCAAAAAAACGGAAAGTTTGTGGTGGCTGTAAGCGGTGGCTCTTCTCCAAAAGCTATTTTCAGTTTATTAGCAACTTCGGAATATTCCGATAAAATAGATTGGAACAAAGTTTATGTTTTCTGGGTAGATGAAAGATGGGTTGCTCTTGAGGATGAAAAGAGTAATTTTAAAATGACCCTGGAAACTCTTTTGAATAAAGTTCCCGTTAATAAAGATCAAATTTTCCCAATGTATAAAGACGGAATCGATCCTGAAGAATACGCTAAAGAATATGAAACGCAAATCAGAAACGTGTTAGGTGAAGAAGGTGTTTTCGACTTTATCCTTCTGGGAATGGGTGATGACGGCCATACAGCTTCCTTATTTCCGGGAGAAGCGATTCTCGATGAAAAAGAAAAATGGGTGGCTGCTTATTATTTGAAGCCTCAGGAAATGTTCAGGATTACTTTAACTGAACCTATCATCAATAAAGCTGACCATATTTTGATTGTTACATTCGGCTCTTCTAAAAAGCATGCTCTGAATGAAGTTTTAAACGGAGAATACAACCCGAAACTCTACCCGCTTCAACTCATTGAAAAGAAAGACAGCGTTCAGATTTTCACAGACAAAGAGGCAGGGGCTTAA
- a CDS encoding PhzF family phenazine biosynthesis protein, with amino-acid sequence MKLELYQIDAFTEEIFHGNPACVVPLKNWLPDEVLLKIARENAVAETAFFIDNGDTIHLRWFTPEIEMDLCGHATLATAHCLASILDYPNSRIVFETKSGELIVDVKDGFYYMNFPSRMPEPSTLPDTIVKSLNIQPTEVFKSRDYVLVYESEEDIKKIIVERSILDLINLDPGGVVVTAAGTDSDFVSRYFTPQSSILEDPVTGSAHCSLIPFWSSRLGKDQLFARQLSERGGQLYCENKGERVIVAGKARTYSMGHLWIE; translated from the coding sequence ATGAAATTAGAATTATATCAAATAGATGCTTTTACAGAAGAGATTTTCCATGGAAATCCTGCGTGCGTTGTTCCATTGAAAAATTGGTTGCCTGATGAAGTCCTTTTAAAGATAGCCCGTGAAAATGCTGTGGCAGAAACCGCTTTCTTTATTGATAACGGCGATACCATTCACTTAAGATGGTTTACTCCCGAAATAGAGATGGATCTATGCGGACATGCGACCCTTGCTACAGCTCATTGCCTGGCTTCCATCTTAGATTATCCGAACAGCAGAATCGTTTTTGAAACCAAAAGTGGTGAGTTAATAGTAGATGTAAAAGACGGATTTTATTATATGAATTTCCCGTCAAGAATGCCTGAACCCTCTACTCTTCCGGATACTATAGTAAAGTCTCTCAATATACAACCTACAGAAGTTTTCAAATCAAGAGACTATGTTTTGGTATACGAATCGGAGGAAGATATCAAAAAGATCATTGTTGAAAGATCTATTTTGGATCTTATTAATTTGGATCCGGGAGGTGTTGTTGTAACTGCTGCAGGTACAGACAGTGATTTTGTTTCAAGGTATTTTACACCGCAGTCATCCATCCTTGAAGATCCTGTAACCGGTTCGGCACACTGTTCACTTATTCCATTCTGGTCATCAAGATTGGGGAAAGATCAACTTTTCGCCCGCCAGCTCTCAGAAAGAGGTGGTCAGCTTTATTGCGAAAACAAAGGCGAAAGAGTGATTGTGGCAGGTAAAGCCAGAACTTATTCTATGGGACATCTTTGGATTGAATAA